A window of the Streptomyces luomodiensis genome harbors these coding sequences:
- a CDS encoding maleylpyruvate isomerase family mycothiol-dependent enzyme → MTDPELAAGRSRRAGVWPLIRNERAALATDLADLSDEQWATPSLCGGLTVREVLAHLTAGASLNAARWLAGVIRCRFDFDKQVAMRLAEQLGATPTETLERFRHIVPSTTKPPLPAVAMLGETIVHAEDIRRPLGIRRDHPIETVTQVAEYYRGSDLVVVAKGRIGGLQLVATDGPFAAGSGPLVSGTSLALVMAMTGRTTYCDDLEGDGVELLRGRCAIV, encoded by the coding sequence ATGACTGATCCCGAACTGGCAGCAGGCCGCAGCCGGAGGGCCGGGGTCTGGCCCCTGATCCGCAATGAGCGAGCGGCGCTGGCGACCGATCTCGCGGACCTGTCTGACGAGCAGTGGGCGACACCTTCGCTGTGCGGCGGATTGACGGTACGCGAGGTCCTGGCGCATCTGACTGCGGGGGCCAGCCTCAACGCCGCGCGCTGGCTGGCGGGTGTGATCCGCTGCCGGTTCGACTTCGACAAGCAGGTGGCCATGCGGCTGGCCGAGCAGCTGGGGGCAACCCCGACCGAGACCCTTGAGCGATTCCGGCACATCGTCCCGAGCACGACGAAGCCTCCGCTCCCTGCGGTGGCCATGCTGGGCGAGACGATCGTGCACGCGGAAGACATCCGGCGCCCGCTGGGAATTCGCCGTGACCATCCGATCGAGACAGTCACGCAGGTGGCCGAGTACTACCGGGGATCGGACCTCGTGGTCGTCGCCAAGGGACGCATCGGCGGCCTGCAACTCGTCGCCACTGACGGCCCCTTCGCGGCCGGTTCCGGACCGCTCGTGTCCGGCACCAGCTTGGCCCTGGTGATGGCCATGACCGGGCGCACGACGTACTGCGATGACCTTGAAGGCGACGGTGTTGAGCTCCTCCGCGGCCGCTGCGCAATAGTGTGA